Below is a window of Streptomyces qaidamensis DNA.
ACGGACCAGACGCTGTCGGCGAAGTTCGTCGCCGAGGCGGCGTCGTTCACTCTCTCCGTGCCGCGCTCGCCGCCCACCGAGATGATGACCTTCTTGCCGGCCGCCTGCTTGGCCTTCACGTCGGCCTTGAACTGCTCGACGGTGTAGCCGTTCAGCCCGGCAGAGTCGAGGGTGAACGACACCGCGCCCGGCGTGCCCGTGGCGTCCGCGAAGGCCACCGCGACGATGTCGTAGTGGGCCGGCACGTCCGAGATCTTCTGGACCGCCGCGCCGTTGTCGAAGTTCTGCCAGTAGCCGGTCACCGCGTGCTGGGGCAGGGCGGGGCCGGGGCCGGACGTGTTGTTCGTGGTCCCCGTGACCGCCGCCGACTTCGGCGACTCACCGGCCGCGTTCGTCGCCGTGACCTGGAAGGAGTACGACGTGGAGGCGGCGAGGCCGGTCACCGTCGCCGACGTGCCGGAGACCGCCGTGACCTTCGTGCCGTCGCGGTGGACGGTGTAGCCCGTGGCGCCGGAGACGGTGTTCCAGGCGAGCGACACCGACGAGGACGTCGTTCCGGAGACGCGCAGTCCGCTCGGCGCGGCCGGGACCGTGGGGCCCGGGTCGGTGCCGCCGCCCCCGTCGGGGCCGAACACGGACACGTCGTCGGCGTAGTAGGCGGCCTGCCCGTACCAGCCGTGCGTGTACACCGTCACCGAGGTCGTCGACGCGCCCGTGGTGAAGGTCGTCGACAGCTGCTTCCAGGAGGCGGAGTCGGGCGTCCAGGTGGACACGTCCGTCGTACCCGTGCCCGTCACGCCCAGGTAGGCGTAACCGCCCCGCACCCAGGCGCCCAGGCTGTAGGTCGAGTTGGGCTTCACCCGCACGGTCTGGGTGCACCGGGCGTTGTCCTGACCGGCGGGGGTCGCCCGCAGCGCGGCCGTGCCGGTGCGCACCGGGGAGGAAACCGTCGTACCGCTGCCCGCCGCGCAGGTCCAGTCGCTCAGGCCCGCCTCGAAGCCGGCGTTCCTGACGTTGTTGACGTCGGCGGCGTTCGCCTGGCCGACGGTCGTGACAGTGAGGGCCAGGGCAGCCGTGACGGCACCCGACCACAGCCGCAGGGATCGTCTGTGTCTGGACATGACAAGAAAATGGTCCAGACCAGAGGCGGTGTCAAGAGGTCCAGACCAACCTGTCGAGCAGCAGCCCCATCGCGCATCCCGCCGGCGGCACGCCCGTGGACATCCAGAACGCCGCACCCGCCAGGTCCAGCACGTCCGGCCGCACGGCCGGCAGCAGCACCTGCGCAGCCGCCGGAGCCGCGCACGCCGCCGTCGGATGCCGCACCGGCGTCTGACGCCACGGCTGTGGATGTACCCGCGCCGCCGCCCAGGTCGCCGGCACGGCACACACCGGGTTCGGCAGGTGCACCAGCGCCGGCGCGGCACCGAAGGAGCCGACCCCGTCCGGGCCGGCCGACGGGTCGTGGATCAGCGTCATCCGGACGTACTCGGTGAGGACCGGCACCACGATGCCGACGGCCCAGCAGCGGACGAGAGTCATCGATCACCCCCGGTGATCTCGAAGTACAGCAGGAGCGCGAGACCGGCCGTGGCCCTGGCCGCAGCCCGCGGCCAGGGCCGGCGACTGGAGTACCGGGGACCAGCTGCCCCGGCCCGCCGCCGTCGCCGTGCCCCCGGGATCACGGGGGTCGTAGGTGACGGTGACCGCGCTGCCCTCCGTCGTCGATCAGGGAGGCGACGCTGCGTCAGGCGTGGGCCTCGGGGCCCGAACGAAGGCCCACCGTCAACACTGGGCCCGCTGGGCCTATCGCCCGGGACCTCCCGGGACCGCCCCCGCGACCGGCAAGATGCTCAACCTGCCCCGTTTTGACGCATCTTGTGCAACGGCAGTTGCTCCCCAGCTACACAAACGCTGTTCTCCGGTCACAGAGCCGTGGTTACAGTGCTGAGGTAGTCACGCAGTGAAGTCGACACGGTGCGCCGGAGTGACACGCGGCGTTCCGACGGGCATGGGGAAACGGGGAGCTGCGCGTGCCAACTGCCATTGCCGTGACCAGCGCCGACATGGCGCTGCCACCACAGGACGAACGCACCCTGCCCGCCGTCGTGCTGCGGGACGTCGAACGACGCCCCCTGGAGCAGGTCCTGGCCGAGATGCAGGCCCTGGTCGACCACCACGGCCATGTGATCGTGGTCTGCTCACAGGCCGCGCCCACGGCGGTGCAGCGACGGCTGTACACCCTGCGCTCCCTCATGGAGAGCGACCGGATCGCCCTGTTCCGACCGGATCTGCCGCCCCTCGGACTGGCCGTCCTGGCCCGCCAGTTACGGCAGCTCGCCTCCTGCGACATCAGCCCCGGCGTGCTCGCCTCGGCCGGCCGGCTGCTCGTCCACTACATCCACGCCGGCGCGCTGCTTGGCTCCGTCGCCCGCCTCGACCGCGTCCCCGTCGGCCTGAAGTCGCACGCCAAGTCCTGGATGCCCGGCAGCCAGTTCGGCGTCCTGGCCCACCCCGAACCGCACCTCGTCCGGATCACCCCCGAAGCCGGGATCCCCGGCCCCGAGTTCGGCACCTGGATGCTCCTCGCCAAGGGCCAGCTTCCGTCCGACTGGGTCACCACCACCCTCGCCCCCTCCTGGAAGGTGCAGGGGCTGCGCGAGACCCGGCTTCCGGCCGAGTCACCCGGCTGGTGGGGCACCGGCAAACTCGTCGAGTTCTGCAGCTACCTGCCCGACCTGTCCGTCCTCTACCAGCTGGTCACCTCCGTCCGGCGCAGCCAGTGCCACTGGTGCGGCATCGACGTCATCGGCGACCGGTGCGTGTTCTGCTCGGCCACGCCCCCCGTCCACGACAGCCCGCCCCGCAGGCAGCTGGAGAACCGGACGGCCGTCGGGTGAGGCCTGACACCGCTCGTCAGCACTGTTCCGATCCCGCCCGACCGATATCCCCAACGAGGTTGTCCGGTTCATGAACTCCCGTCAGCGCCGCGGCGTGATTCTCCTGCTCCTGTCGGTCGTCTGCGCCCTCGGCGCCTTCGCCGGCGTGCTCTCCGTCATCAGCGACGTGAAGTCGAAGGTCGGCCCCGAGGTCACCGCCTACCGGCTGAAATCCGACGTGCCGCCCTACACCGCCCTCAGCACGGGCCAGTTCGAGAAGATCAAGATGCCCGAACGGTGGCTGTCCGACAACGCGGTCACCGACCTGCGGGAGATCCAGGGCAAGATCGCCGTGACCACGCTGGAAGCGGGCTCCCTGCTCCAGTCCGACATGATCGTCCGCCAGCCGGCCCTCCAGCCCGGCCAGCAGGAGGTCGCCATCATGATCGACGCGGCGACCGGCGTGGCCGGCAAGATCACGCCCGGCGCCTCGGTCAACGTCTACGCCACCTTCGAGGGCGCACGCGAGGGCGACCCCGACCAGTCGAAGATCATCGTCACCAACGCCAAGGTCCTCGACGTCGGCGAATTCACCCCGCTCAAGCCCGACGAGGGCAACCGCACCCAGCAGCCCACCGACGCCGTCCCGATCACCTTCGCGCTGTCCGCCCTCGACGCCCAGCGCATCACCTACGCCGAGTCGTTCGCCAAGCGGGTCCGGCTCGCCCTCGTCGCGCCCGGCAGCGACACCACCGTCCCCGAGCGGGACCGGACGTACGAACTCGCGAAGGACAAGTGAGAGGCTGCCATGCCCACGAGGATCCTCCCGGCAGTCGGTGACGCGGACGCGGTCCGGTCCGTCACGACGCTGCTCAGCCAGCTCCCGGACGCCGAGCCCGTCGCCCCGGTGGTCGACTCCACCCAGCTCATCGACACCCTCGCCCGGCTGGCCGCCGAGTCCGTCGACGAGCTGCCGGAAGTCGTGGTCGTGCACGAGCGGATCGGTCCCGTCCCGGCGCTGGAGCTGATCCGCGAAGTGGCCCTGCGCTTCCCGGCCGTCGGCGTCATCCTCGTCACCTCCGACGCGAGCCCCGGCCTCTTCCAGGCCGCCATGGACTACGGCGCCCGCGGCCTGGTCGCCCTGCCGCTCAGCTACGAGGAACTCGCCAGCCGCGTCCAGGCCGTCGCCCAGTGGTCCGTCGGCGTACGACGGCACCTGGGCGCCGGCGGCGACGTGTTCACCGGCGTCGGCGGCACCGTCGTCACGGTCAGCGGCGCCAAGGGCGGCGCCGGAACCACCCTGACCGCCATCCAGCTGGCCCTGGCCGCCCAGGCCTCCGGCCGCAGCACCGCCCTCGTCGACATGGACCTCCAGACCGGCGACATCGCCTCCTACCTGGACGTCCAGTTCCGCCGCTCCGTCGTCGACCTGGCCGCCATCACCGACATCTCCCCGCGCGTCCTGGCCGACGCCGTCTTCCGGCACGAGACCGGCCTCGCCCTGCTGCTCGCCCCCGCCGAAGGGGAACGCGGCGAGGACGTCACCGACCGCGCCGCCCGGCAGATCGTCAGCGCCCTGCGCTCCCGCTACGAGGTCGTCGTCATCGACTGCGGCGCCCAGCTCGGCGGCGCCGGGGCGGCGGCCGTGGAGATGGCCGACCGGGCCCTGCTGATCACCACGCCGGACGTGGTCGCCGTACGGGGCGCCAAACGGGCCGTGCGGATGTGGGACCGGCTGCAGATCCGCAAGGCCGAGGAGACGACCGTCGTCGTCAACCGGCACAGCCGCGCCACGGAGATCCAGCCGCCCCTGATCCAGAAGATCACCGGCACGGCCGTCGCGGCCACCGTCGTCCCCGCCAACTTCAAGGAACTGCAGAGCGTCGTGGACGCGGGCCGCATCCACGAACTGGAGAACAAGAGCTCGGTGAAGCAGGCCCTGTGGGGACTGGCGGGGGAGCTGGGCCTGGTCAAGGCAGCGGACGGCGCCCACAAGGCGGGCCGCGGGCCGGTGAGCTTCCGGCGCAGGAGGGAGTCATGAGCATGCGCTCCGTTCTCGCGCCGCCGGCCTTACGGGACCGGGGCCAGGTCACCATCGAGTTCCTCGGCATGACCCCGACGATCATCGTGACGCTGATCGCGCTGTGGCAGGTCGTCCTCGTCGGCTACACCTTCACGCTCGCGGGCAACGCCGCGGACGAGGCCGTACGGCAGGCCACGGCGGCGGAGCCCGGAGCGCGGCAGGGCGCGTGCGAGGCGGCCGGGCTCAAGCACCTGTCGGAGGCGTGGCGGTCCGGCGCCAGTGTGACCTGCGGGGGCTCGGGCTCCGGCTTCATCACGGCCGACGTCCGCATGGAAGTCCCGATCCTCTTCCCGGGCACGTTGTCCTTCCCGTTCCCGGTCCGGGGCCACGCCGGCGCCGTCGAGGAGGCGGACTGAGATGATCCGTACCCGCAGGGGCCGCGACCGCGGCCAGGTCGCCATCGAGTACATCGGCTTCCTGCCGATCCTGCTGATCGTCGCCCTGGGGGCGGTGCAGCTCGGCCTGATCGCCTATACGGCGCAGCAGGCGGGGACGGCGGCCAGGACCGGGGCGCGCAGTGCATCACTGGACGGGCCGTATCTGGCGGACTGCCAGGCGGCGGTGAGCAGCTGGCTTGCTGATGAAACCGATTGCCTGCCGTCTCTTGGCGAAGACGAAGTGACGGTCACGGCCACCGTGCAGATCCCGTCCCTCGTGCCGGGCTGGGACTTCGACCCGGCCGTCAAGACCGCGACGATGCCGCTCGACCACTGAGCACCGAGCTAGGAGCACCGCACTCATGAGCCTGCGAGCACGCATCAACACCCCCGAGGAGAACGGCAACCGGGGCGAGGACGGCCACATGGTCGCCTCCTACCGGGCCAAGCTCCTGGAGGAGATCGACCTCGCGGAGATGAGTTCGCTGGCCGCCGCCGAGCGCAGGGCACGGCTGGAGCGCGTACTCGGGCACATCATCAGCCGTGAGGGCCCGGTCCTGTCGACGGTGGAGCGCTCGCAGCTGATCCGCAGGGTGGTCGACGAGGCGCTCGGCCTCGGCATCCTGGAGCCGCTCCTGGAGGACGCGTCCATCACCGAGATCATGGTCAACGGCCCGGACGCGATCTTCGTGGAGCGCGGCGGCCGCGTCGAGCAACTGCCGTTGCGCTTCGCCTCCAACGACCAGTTGATGCAGACCATCGAGCGGATCGTCTCGACCGTCAACCGCCGCGTGGACGAGTCGAACCCGATGGTCGACGCCCGCCTGCCCTCCGGCGAGCGCGTCAACGTCATCATCCCGCCGCTGTCCCTGACCGGCGCCACCCTCACCATCCGCCGCTTCCCGCGCTCCTTCACGCTCCAGGAGCTGATCGGCCTCGGCTCGCTCGACGAGCACATGCTGTACCTGCTGGCGGGCCTGGTGCAGGCGAAGTTCAACATCATCGTCTCGGGGGCGACGGGCACCGGAAAGACGACCCTGCTGAACGCCCTGTCGGGCCTCATTCCCCACGGCGAGCGCATCATCACCATCGAGGACTCCGCCGAACTCCAGCTCCAGCAGCCCCACGTGATCCGGCTGGAGTCGCGGCCCCCGAACGTCGAGGGCAAGGGCCAGGTCACGATCCGCGACCTCGTCCGCAACTCCCTGCGCATGCGCCCCGACCGGATCGTCGTCGGTGAGGTCCGCGGCGGCGAGTCCCTCGACATGCTCCAGGCGATGTCGACCGGCCACGACGGCTCACTCGCCACCGTCCACGCCAACAGCGCCGAGGACGCGCTGATGCGGCTGCAGACCCTGGCGTCCATGTCGGACGTGGAGATCCCCTTCGTGGCGCTGCACGACCAGATCAACAGCGCGGTCGACGTCATCGTGCAGCTGACGAGGTTCGCCGACGGCGCCCGCCGCATCACCGAGATCGCCCTGATGGACAGCCACGGCAGCGACCCGTACCGGCTGGTCAGCGTCGCCCGCTTCAACGCGCAGCCGATGGCCTCCGACGGCCGTATCCACGGGGCCTTCGAGTACTACCCCCTCCCGCGCCGCACCGCCGACCGCCTCTACATGGCGAGCCAGCCCCTCCCGCAGGCGTTCGGCATCGCCCGGTCCGCGGACCAGCTAGCCACCCGAGAAGCCAGGTAGGACCGACCGATGGAACTGCAACAGCTCATCACGCTCACCACCGGCATCACCCTGCTGACCTGCGTCCTCGCGGTCGTCGGCCTGCACTCCTACGCCATGGGCAAGGCACAGCGGCAGGCACTGGTCGACCGTCTGTCCGCCACCGGCCAGATCCCGGCGGGGGGCCGGCGCCGCAACTTCCGCGGAATCGACCGCCGTCTGCGGCGCACCAAGCCCGGCAAGAAGCTGGAACTGCGCCTGGCGGCGACCGGCCTGGACATCACGCCGGGCGAGTTCTTCGTCTACATGCTCGCCACGGTCGCGGGCCTGTGGCTGATCGGCCAGGCGGCCCTGGCTCCGTTCTTCGGGCCGCTGGCGGGCCTGCTGGGCGTGTGGGCGGCGCTCCAGTTCCTCAACTGGCAGCGGCAGAAGCGCATCGAGAAGTTCATCAACCAGCTGCCCGAGATGGCCCGCATCCTCGCCAACGCCACCCAGGCCGGTCTCGCCCTGCGCACGGCCATCGGCATGGCCGCGGAGGAGATGGAGGCTCCGGCGGGTGAGGAACTGGGCAAGGTGTCCAACCAGTTGGCGGTCGGCGCTTCGATGGACGACGCGCTGGGCGAACTGGCCGACCGCCTCCCCTCCC
It encodes the following:
- a CDS encoding chitinase, whose product is MSRHRRSLRLWSGAVTAALALTVTTVGQANAADVNNVRNAGFEAGLSDWTCAAGSGTTVSSPVRTGTAALRATPAGQDNARCTQTVRVKPNSTYSLGAWVRGGYAYLGVTGTGTTDVSTWTPDSASWKQLSTTFTTGASTTSVTVYTHGWYGQAAYYADDVSVFGPDGGGGTDPGPTVPAAPSGLRVSGTTSSSVSLAWNTVSGATGYTVHRDGTKVTAVSGTSATVTGLAASTSYSFQVTATNAAGESPKSAAVTGTTNNTSGPGPALPQHAVTGYWQNFDNGAAVQKISDVPAHYDIVAVAFADATGTPGAVSFTLDSAGLNGYTVEQFKADVKAKQAAGKKVIISVGGERGTERVNDAASATNFADSVWSVMREYGFDGVDIDLENGLDATYMTQALRALSAKAGPSLIITMAPQTIDMQSTSNSYFRTALNIKDILTVVNMQYYNSGSMLGCDGKVYSQGTVDFLTALACIQLENGLAPSQVGLGLPASTRAAGGGYVSPTVVNNALDCLTRATNCGSFKPPRTYPALRGAMTWSTNWDATSGNAWSNAVGPHVDALP
- the cpaB gene encoding Flp pilus assembly protein CpaB; this encodes MNSRQRRGVILLLLSVVCALGAFAGVLSVISDVKSKVGPEVTAYRLKSDVPPYTALSTGQFEKIKMPERWLSDNAVTDLREIQGKIAVTTLEAGSLLQSDMIVRQPALQPGQQEVAIMIDAATGVAGKITPGASVNVYATFEGAREGDPDQSKIIVTNAKVLDVGEFTPLKPDEGNRTQQPTDAVPITFALSALDAQRITYAESFAKRVRLALVAPGSDTTVPERDRTYELAKDK
- a CDS encoding AAA family ATPase, whose translation is MPTRILPAVGDADAVRSVTTLLSQLPDAEPVAPVVDSTQLIDTLARLAAESVDELPEVVVVHERIGPVPALELIREVALRFPAVGVILVTSDASPGLFQAAMDYGARGLVALPLSYEELASRVQAVAQWSVGVRRHLGAGGDVFTGVGGTVVTVSGAKGGAGTTLTAIQLALAAQASGRSTALVDMDLQTGDIASYLDVQFRRSVVDLAAITDISPRVLADAVFRHETGLALLLAPAEGERGEDVTDRAARQIVSALRSRYEVVVIDCGAQLGGAGAAAVEMADRALLITTPDVVAVRGAKRAVRMWDRLQIRKAEETTVVVNRHSRATEIQPPLIQKITGTAVAATVVPANFKELQSVVDAGRIHELENKSSVKQALWGLAGELGLVKAADGAHKAGRGPVSFRRRRES
- a CDS encoding pilus assembly protein, translating into MSMRSVLAPPALRDRGQVTIEFLGMTPTIIVTLIALWQVVLVGYTFTLAGNAADEAVRQATAAEPGARQGACEAAGLKHLSEAWRSGASVTCGGSGSGFITADVRMEVPILFPGTLSFPFPVRGHAGAVEEAD
- a CDS encoding TadE/TadG family type IV pilus assembly protein; this translates as MIRTRRGRDRGQVAIEYIGFLPILLIVALGAVQLGLIAYTAQQAGTAARTGARSASLDGPYLADCQAAVSSWLADETDCLPSLGEDEVTVTATVQIPSLVPGWDFDPAVKTATMPLDH
- a CDS encoding CpaF family protein, with the protein product MSLRARINTPEENGNRGEDGHMVASYRAKLLEEIDLAEMSSLAAAERRARLERVLGHIISREGPVLSTVERSQLIRRVVDEALGLGILEPLLEDASITEIMVNGPDAIFVERGGRVEQLPLRFASNDQLMQTIERIVSTVNRRVDESNPMVDARLPSGERVNVIIPPLSLTGATLTIRRFPRSFTLQELIGLGSLDEHMLYLLAGLVQAKFNIIVSGATGTGKTTLLNALSGLIPHGERIITIEDSAELQLQQPHVIRLESRPPNVEGKGQVTIRDLVRNSLRMRPDRIVVGEVRGGESLDMLQAMSTGHDGSLATVHANSAEDALMRLQTLASMSDVEIPFVALHDQINSAVDVIVQLTRFADGARRITEIALMDSHGSDPYRLVSVARFNAQPMASDGRIHGAFEYYPLPRRTADRLYMASQPLPQAFGIARSADQLATREAR
- a CDS encoding type II secretion system F family protein, with protein sequence MELQQLITLTTGITLLTCVLAVVGLHSYAMGKAQRQALVDRLSATGQIPAGGRRRNFRGIDRRLRRTKPGKKLELRLAATGLDITPGEFFVYMLATVAGLWLIGQAALAPFFGPLAGLLGVWAALQFLNWQRQKRIEKFINQLPEMARILANATQAGLALRTAIGMAAEEMEAPAGEELGKVSNQLAVGASMDDALGELADRLPSRELVVLVTTLVLSNRAGGQVVSALRNLTETLEERKETRREVRTQLSQVSMTSYAVPVLGVGSLFLMNGVKAGALDRMTGSPFGQGAVIIAFSLYAVGFVLIRRLSRIDV